A portion of the Pseudorasbora parva isolate DD20220531a chromosome 1, ASM2467924v1, whole genome shotgun sequence genome contains these proteins:
- the LOC137091565 gene encoding uncharacterized protein, whose amino-acid sequence MRSTDGLAAYDNISFDLMVEGLTRLLEREAGDSVPVDPVPVVPVPVVPVPMDSVPVVSKRRRRRKAPLVTVPVDPIPVVPVPVDRVLGVPVPEDHVPVVSRQRRRRREAPSMTDPGVPVPVDFIPGVQVPVVCIPVVPVPVDRVPVVPVPMDRVTVVPMLVDRVSVIPVLVDRVPVVPVPVVPMPVDCVPVDRVPVVPMLVDRVPVVPVPVVPMSVDCVPVDRVPVVPVPVVSAPVDSAVPGASPRRPALPAPPRRPALAS is encoded by the coding sequence ATGCGCTCGACCGATGGACTAGCTGCGTATGACAACATCTCCTTCGACTTGATGGTGGAGGGTCTCACTCGCCTGCTGGAGCGAGAGGCTGGGGATTCAGTTCCGGTGgacccagttccggtggtcccagttccggtggtcccagttccgatGGACTCCGTTCCCGTAGTCTCAAAGCGGAGAAGGAGAAGGAAGGCTCCACTCGTGACTGTGCCGGTGGAccctattccggtggtcccagtgccagtAGATCGTGTTCTGGGGGTCCCTGTGCCGgaagatcatgttccggtggtctcgAGACAGAGGAGGAGAAGAAGGGAAGCTCCCTCCATGACTGATCCGGGGGTCCCTGTTCCAGTGGATTTTATTCCGGGGGTCCAGGTGCCGGTGGTctgtattccggtggtccctgtgccagtggatcgtgttccggtggtccctgtgccgatGGATCGTGTTACGGTGGTCCCTatgctggtggatcgtgtttcTGTgatccctgtgctggtggatcgtgttccggtggtccctgtgccggtggtccctatgccggtggattgtgtgccagtggatcgtgttccggtggtccctatgctggtggatcgtgttccggtggtccctgtgccggtggtccctatgtCGGTGGATTGtgtgccagtggatcgtgttccggtggtccctgtgccggtggttaGTGCTCCGGTGGACTCTGCTGTGCCAGGTGCGTCACCCCGGCGCCctgccctgcctgcgccgccgAGGCGGCCTGCCCTGGCTTCCTGA